A window of the Candidatus Methylarchaceae archaeon HK02M2 genome harbors these coding sequences:
- a CDS encoding DUF2769 domain-containing protein yields MKVPDNKENLMKCICTNCPTHNDCMKERKQGLFCARVKSDCDLERQGCICGQCPISSEYRLSKMYYCEIGAAE; encoded by the coding sequence ATGAAAGTTCCAGATAATAAAGAAAATTTAATGAAATGCATCTGTACGAATTGTCCGACTCATAATGATTGTATGAAGGAACGGAAGCAAGGTCTATTTTGTGCACGTGTTAAATCTGATTGCGATCTTGAGAGGCAGGGTTGTATCTGTGGCCAATGTCCAATCTCAAGTGAATATCGGCTTTCTAAAATGTATTACTGTGAAATAGGTGCAGCTGAGTAA
- a CDS encoding cobalamin B12-binding domain-containing protein, whose protein sequence is MAKAIFLGDGNVALDATQRALDDGISIQDIVIKAVLKAWVDFSEWHKRDPNGALKRWFDCYTTTNRVLKVLDSKIAPIPNPPFATLLITIRGEGHVLIKDTIATLLKAEGLKVYNLPKGVLIDDISKYLTDPSLKFVIISCTQKETKEAINDLIEMIKRTRSDLKIVAGGPIAEGISADIVISNPSELFKTLNLR, encoded by the coding sequence GTGGCTAAGGCCATATTTTTAGGTGACGGTAACGTAGCCTTAGATGCCACTCAAAGAGCTCTCGATGATGGGATCAGCATCCAAGATATTGTAATAAAAGCAGTTCTTAAGGCATGGGTGGATTTCAGTGAGTGGCACAAACGAGACCCCAACGGTGCACTAAAGAGATGGTTTGATTGCTACACTACCACCAATAGGGTCCTCAAAGTCCTTGATTCAAAGATAGCGCCAATACCAAATCCCCCCTTTGCTACATTATTGATAACGATCAGAGGCGAAGGTCATGTTCTAATAAAGGATACAATCGCTACCTTGCTAAAGGCAGAGGGATTAAAAGTCTATAATTTACCGAAGGGAGTACTCATAGATGATATATCGAAGTATCTAACGGATCCGTCCCTTAAATTTGTCATTATATCTTGCACTCAGAAAGAGACTAAAGAAGCAATCAACGATCTCATCGAAATGATAAAAAGAACCAGATCTGATTTAAAGATAGTAGCAGGAGGACCAATCGCCGAAGGTATAAGCGCAGATATTGTTATCTCCAATCCTTCAGAACTATTTAAGACCCTAAATTTAAGATAA
- a CDS encoding metalloregulator ArsR/SmtB family transcription factor: MNENQQISSYRVNIFRALSDPIRLKIIEFLKDSERCVCEIQPVFRKSQSTISKHLDILYQSGILDRRFEGKSTFYRIRDPKIFHLLEEVDNLILDRISAMIKVAKALESSRRD, from the coding sequence ATGAATGAGAATCAACAAATTTCGAGCTATCGTGTAAATATATTTCGTGCTCTTTCAGACCCAATAAGACTGAAGATCATAGAGTTTCTCAAAGACAGTGAAAGATGTGTGTGTGAGATTCAACCCGTATTTAGAAAGTCTCAATCAACGATCTCAAAACACTTGGATATTCTCTATCAATCAGGTATCCTTGATAGACGCTTTGAGGGAAAGAGCACTTTCTATCGAATCAGAGATCCAAAGATATTCCATCTTTTAGAGGAAGTTGACAATCTTATCTTAGACCGCATCTCTGCTATGATAAAAGTTGCAAAGGCGCTAGAGTCTTCTCGGAGGGATTGA